In one Denitratisoma sp. genomic region, the following are encoded:
- the bcsS gene encoding cellulose biosynthesis protein BcsS, whose protein sequence is MAGYSGSSLGRYGYAGMIMPISSPHLYKDGWLLRLGIAHSTFNYLSLAGQDIHGTSRELEASVGYLAYLGDRNNRLSVYLGGVYRDARLSPDDPFSQIEEKHKGIRVQGDLFLRPVTEIDFSIMGSRTANLGDKWLRLRAGYVFAERIVLGPELQYIRGTDYERRRVGLALENISLGRHAQLTISAGRERDRVSGTSGYAGASLVGWF, encoded by the coding sequence TTGGCAGGATATTCCGGCAGCAGCCTGGGAAGATACGGCTATGCCGGCATGATCATGCCGATCTCCTCGCCGCATCTTTACAAGGACGGCTGGCTGCTGCGCCTGGGGATTGCTCATTCCACATTCAACTATCTGAGTCTGGCCGGTCAGGACATCCATGGGACAAGCCGGGAGCTCGAGGCTTCTGTAGGGTATTTGGCCTACCTGGGAGACAGGAACAACCGGCTGTCGGTCTATCTGGGGGGCGTCTACAGAGACGCACGCCTGTCTCCCGACGATCCCTTCAGCCAGATCGAGGAAAAGCACAAGGGTATCAGGGTGCAGGGCGACCTCTTTCTGCGCCCGGTCACCGAGATCGACTTTTCCATCATGGGCAGCCGGACCGCAAATCTGGGAGACAAGTGGCTGAGGCTGCGGGCCGGCTATGTCTTTGCGGAGAGGATCGTTCTGGGACCGGAATTGCAGTACATCCGCGGGACCGACTACGAACGGCGGCGAGTCGGCCTGGCTCTGGAAAACATATCGCTGGGACGACATGCGCAACTGACGATTTCGGCCGGCAGGGAACGCGATCGTGTGAGCGGCACCTCCGGATATGCCGGGGCCTCCCTTGTCGGATGGTTCTAG
- a CDS encoding urea transporter, with amino-acid sequence MKKRGSADSPLTRPARSLAKAYAAVFFCHSPWVGAWFAMLTWWTPRSALGGLTGLVGSALWARLFQLPASGRLHLVNGLLCGLVVGAYHSIDGAYFLWILLATLFSTLLAHWLAGIFWNAARLPLMSLPFVLSCWMVFLAWQVHAPSALPPDIFADHATPLTWPWLDGFFVALGWLLLVPYPLAGALVFVGLVAVSRYFAFLAAAGYAMGTLTLSLLGGGDAGAYAFNFPLTAMALGGFFAVPSLASFLLALAGSVLAAWLVMAFGVLVHPLHLPLLTLPLLGAAYLMLGSLAARAPGRSPQLVLDKPVSPEMNLERARLFAARGGAADSLPLSPPFHGEWRVTQSFNGPLTHRPPWEHALDFDIVEGERVHHGTGTSLEDYFCFGAPVLAPIAGQVARLRDDLPDASPGEMDTANNWGNHLVLRTGSLHVLLAHLKRGSAKVRIGEWVGAGQQLAACGSSGRSPFPHLHLQVQKDDLPGSPTLPFHLSNVLVRTATQSREFRLYHLPDAGESVSAALNDERLVTAMRPTRERCLVYAFRRAGSETRRVSMRAITTLTGQTRIETSNGASAAYQETAAVLGFYDRNAKHDPMLDLWLLAVGLTPYSAIAEHWSDRPPARLLPLPPVPRLLDALLHPLGAACSSEYRRWWDEAAGAWLQEGVHKLHLGPGAEWQCRTTAWIMPGVCVRKLRMESSSTSWEAELEPSEA; translated from the coding sequence ATGAAGAAGAGGGGCTCGGCGGATTCCCCCCTGACACGTCCGGCGCGGTCGCTGGCGAAAGCCTATGCAGCCGTCTTCTTCTGCCATTCACCCTGGGTTGGCGCCTGGTTCGCCATGCTGACCTGGTGGACGCCGCGCTCTGCGCTCGGTGGGCTGACAGGCCTCGTTGGCTCTGCGCTATGGGCCCGACTGTTCCAACTGCCGGCGAGCGGGCGGCTGCATCTGGTCAATGGCTTGTTGTGCGGGCTCGTCGTCGGCGCCTACCATTCGATAGACGGCGCGTACTTCCTGTGGATCCTTCTCGCCACACTGTTCTCGACCCTGCTGGCGCATTGGCTTGCCGGCATTTTCTGGAATGCCGCCCGCCTGCCCTTAATGAGCCTGCCCTTCGTGCTGTCCTGCTGGATGGTCTTCCTGGCCTGGCAAGTCCATGCGCCGTCAGCGTTGCCCCCAGACATTTTCGCGGATCACGCCACCCCTTTGACATGGCCATGGCTGGACGGCTTCTTCGTGGCCCTTGGCTGGCTCCTCCTCGTTCCCTATCCCTTGGCGGGTGCGTTGGTTTTTGTCGGCCTCGTCGCGGTTTCGCGCTACTTCGCCTTCCTCGCGGCCGCAGGCTACGCAATGGGCACGCTGACGTTGTCACTCCTTGGCGGCGGAGATGCAGGCGCATACGCCTTCAATTTCCCGCTCACCGCCATGGCGCTGGGCGGTTTTTTCGCGGTGCCCAGCCTCGCCAGCTTCCTGCTGGCGCTGGCGGGGAGCGTTCTGGCCGCATGGCTGGTCATGGCATTCGGTGTGCTGGTGCATCCCCTGCATCTTCCGTTGCTGACCCTGCCGCTGCTTGGCGCCGCCTACCTCATGCTCGGAAGCCTGGCGGCGCGGGCGCCCGGACGTTCTCCGCAGCTCGTGCTCGACAAGCCCGTTTCGCCGGAGATGAATCTCGAGCGCGCACGGCTTTTCGCTGCACGCGGTGGCGCTGCCGACAGCCTGCCGCTGTCCCCGCCCTTCCACGGGGAATGGCGCGTCACGCAGAGCTTCAACGGCCCCCTCACGCACCGTCCGCCGTGGGAGCACGCCCTCGACTTCGATATTGTGGAGGGCGAACGTGTCCACCACGGCACCGGTACTTCTCTGGAGGATTATTTCTGTTTCGGCGCACCGGTCCTGGCGCCCATCGCCGGCCAGGTGGCTCGATTGCGCGACGACCTGCCCGATGCCTCTCCAGGCGAGATGGACACAGCCAACAACTGGGGCAACCACCTTGTCTTGCGCACCGGCAGCCTGCATGTGCTGCTTGCGCATTTGAAGCGCGGCAGCGCCAAGGTCCGTATCGGCGAATGGGTCGGCGCAGGTCAGCAACTGGCCGCCTGCGGCAGTTCTGGACGCTCGCCCTTCCCGCACCTTCACCTGCAAGTGCAGAAGGACGATCTGCCAGGCAGCCCGACTTTGCCTTTCCACCTGTCCAATGTGCTGGTGCGCACGGCGACGCAATCCCGAGAATTCCGCCTCTATCATTTGCCGGATGCCGGCGAATCGGTCAGCGCCGCGCTCAACGATGAAAGACTGGTGACGGCAATGCGGCCCACAAGGGAACGATGCCTAGTCTACGCATTCAGGAGGGCGGGAAGCGAAACCCGACGCGTCTCCATGCGCGCCATCACTACACTGACCGGCCAGACGCGCATCGAGACATCCAACGGCGCATCGGCCGCCTACCAGGAAACCGCCGCTGTTCTCGGTTTCTATGACCGGAATGCGAAGCACGATCCGATGCTCGACCTTTGGCTGCTCGCCGTCGGACTGACGCCCTACTCTGCGATAGCCGAACACTGGAGCGATCGCCCGCCTGCGCGCCTGCTGCCGTTGCCGCCCGTGCCAAGGCTGCTGGACGCCCTGCTGCATCCGCTTGGCGCCGCATGCTCGAGCGAATACCGGCGCTGGTGGGATGAAGCCGCGGGGGCGTGGCTTCAGGAGGGGGTTCATAAGCTGCATCTGGGTCCCGGCGCGGAGTGGCAGTGCCGGACAACAGCCTGGATCATGCCTGGCGTGTGCGTGCGCAAGCTGCGTATGGAATCTTCCAGCACGAGTTGGGAAGCCGAACTCGAACCTTCTGAAGCGTGA
- a CDS encoding alanine racemase, protein MTQRQPWIKPVLTPHRPGGMNKFGAMRPQLNQSELDGVAIPPLLEQFGSPLFIISEKRLRENARHLRRAFSTRWPKVRHGWSYKTNHLGAVCNILHQEGAWAEVVSGLEYQKARALGVPGSRIIFNGPWKPTPILEQALREGAAIHLDHLDELFEAEQIAKRLDRQVQVGLRLNFDTGHTETWSRFGFNIESGAAMDAARRIGASQWLKLNGLHSHIGTFVLDVRAYAQQARIMAEFMEAAERETGCHIEYLDIGGGFASRNSLQGLYLPPDQVVPGFEQYAEAIVDALNEATRGRPALGKPLPVLVLETGRAVVDDAEVLVSRVVGGKRLPDGRRAAILDAGVNLLFTAYWYNHDVRPLHAIEGLAEETVLFGPLCMNIDTVRASVMLPPLNVGDALLISPVGAYNNTQWMQFIQSRPAVVMIMQDGTVEPVRRAETLQTLTDLELLPDSLRQPYPEAPAR, encoded by the coding sequence ATGACACAGCGCCAACCCTGGATCAAGCCGGTCCTGACGCCCCATCGCCCCGGTGGAATGAACAAATTCGGCGCCATGCGCCCGCAGTTGAACCAGTCCGAGCTGGATGGCGTCGCCATCCCCCCCCTTCTCGAACAGTTTGGATCTCCGCTGTTCATAATTTCCGAAAAGCGCCTGCGCGAAAATGCGAGGCATCTGCGTCGTGCCTTTTCCACGCGCTGGCCGAAAGTGCGTCACGGTTGGTCCTACAAAACCAACCATCTCGGGGCGGTATGCAACATCCTCCATCAGGAGGGCGCTTGGGCCGAGGTGGTATCCGGGCTTGAATATCAAAAAGCGCGCGCACTAGGCGTTCCGGGCTCGCGCATCATCTTCAACGGCCCCTGGAAGCCAACGCCGATTCTCGAGCAGGCCCTGCGCGAGGGCGCGGCAATCCATCTCGATCATCTCGACGAGCTGTTCGAGGCGGAGCAGATCGCCAAACGACTGGACCGGCAGGTGCAAGTGGGCCTGAGGCTTAATTTCGACACCGGGCATACCGAGACCTGGAGTCGTTTCGGCTTCAATATCGAGTCCGGCGCCGCCATGGATGCGGCCAGGCGCATCGGCGCCAGCCAGTGGCTGAAGCTGAACGGCCTGCACAGCCACATCGGCACCTTCGTGCTGGATGTCCGCGCCTACGCCCAGCAGGCCCGCATCATGGCGGAGTTCATGGAAGCGGCCGAGCGCGAGACCGGTTGCCATATCGAATATCTCGATATCGGAGGCGGTTTCGCCTCTCGCAACTCCCTTCAGGGACTCTACCTGCCGCCGGATCAGGTGGTTCCCGGGTTCGAGCAATACGCAGAAGCCATTGTCGATGCATTGAACGAAGCCACCCGGGGTCGCCCCGCCCTCGGCAAACCGTTGCCGGTCCTGGTTCTGGAAACCGGCCGGGCGGTCGTCGACGATGCCGAGGTGCTGGTATCGCGCGTCGTCGGCGGCAAGCGCCTGCCGGACGGCCGACGCGCAGCCATACTCGATGCCGGCGTGAACCTGCTGTTCACAGCCTACTGGTACAACCACGACGTGCGCCCCTTGCATGCCATAGAGGGGCTGGCGGAGGAAACCGTGCTGTTCGGCCCGCTGTGCATGAACATCGATACGGTGCGCGCCTCCGTGATGCTACCCCCTCTCAACGTGGGAGATGCCCTGCTGATTTCTCCGGTCGGGGCATACAACAATACGCAGTGGATGCAGTTCATTCAGAGCCGGCCGGCCGTCGTCATGATCATGCAGGACGGCACCGTCGAGCCCGTCAGGCGAGCGGAAACGCTACAAACCCTGACCGACCTCGAATTGCTTCCCGACTCGCTGCGCCAACCCTATCCGGAAGCGCCGGCGCGATGA
- a CDS encoding ATP-grasp domain-containing protein codes for MKHDTHLTVAVTGMNAVPDNPGAGLAAARCLREAFGKRIRIVGLGYDALDPGLHRREYCDSAHLISYPGSGADTLMARLKEIDEIEGIDFLLPCLDAELPLMISLTPELDVLGIRHFLPSAEQLACRAKDRLAELARRSGVLTPETLAITRAEFFRDCESKGWTFPMMIKGVFYDARTASCREDAELAFRAIAAEWGLPVLVQRRIAGEEYNLTGIGDGRGGLLGEVMMKKRATTSRGKAWAGISILDDALTDVAHRLVATLKWKGPIEIEVMRDPNGAYQLIEINPRFPAWIYLSHGVGRNLPALLLSLAMDEKPPQLAPPQPGILFIRSVQETIVPLSAFESLMIEGRSELQSEES; via the coding sequence GTGAAGCACGACACTCATCTCACCGTCGCCGTCACCGGGATGAATGCCGTGCCGGACAACCCGGGCGCCGGGTTGGCAGCGGCACGTTGCCTGAGGGAGGCTTTCGGCAAGCGCATACGCATCGTTGGCCTCGGCTATGATGCGCTCGACCCTGGCCTGCATCGCCGAGAATATTGCGACAGCGCCCATCTCATATCCTACCCTGGCAGCGGTGCTGACACGCTGATGGCGCGGCTGAAGGAAATCGACGAAATCGAGGGGATCGACTTCCTGCTGCCTTGTCTCGATGCCGAACTGCCCCTGATGATCAGCCTCACCCCAGAGCTCGATGTTCTTGGAATTCGCCATTTCCTGCCAAGCGCCGAGCAACTGGCCTGCCGCGCAAAGGATCGGCTGGCAGAACTGGCCCGACGATCCGGCGTCCTCACGCCCGAAACCCTGGCCATCACCCGAGCCGAGTTTTTCCGCGATTGCGAATCGAAGGGCTGGACGTTCCCGATGATGATCAAGGGCGTGTTCTACGATGCGCGGACCGCGTCATGCCGTGAGGACGCCGAACTCGCCTTCCGCGCCATTGCGGCGGAGTGGGGGCTCCCCGTTCTTGTGCAGCGCCGGATCGCCGGCGAGGAATACAATTTGACCGGCATCGGTGACGGCAGGGGAGGGCTGCTCGGCGAGGTGATGATGAAGAAGCGCGCCACCACGAGCCGGGGCAAAGCTTGGGCGGGAATCTCCATCCTCGACGACGCGCTGACCGACGTCGCCCATCGCCTTGTCGCAACCCTGAAATGGAAGGGGCCTATCGAGATCGAGGTCATGCGTGACCCCAACGGCGCCTACCAACTGATCGAGATCAACCCGCGCTTCCCGGCGTGGATCTACCTGTCCCATGGCGTCGGGCGCAACCTGCCCGCCCTGCTTCTATCGCTGGCCATGGACGAAAAGCCGCCACAGCTAGCTCCGCCTCAGCCGGGCATTCTGTTCATACGCTCGGTGCAGGAAACGATCGTTCCCTTGTCGGCCTTCGAATCACTCATGATCGAAGGTCGATCCGAGCTCCAAAGCGAGGAGTCATGA
- a CDS encoding PqqD family protein, whose product MNTAKQDHALACLPSPDVWARLALSDSGFVFDPVTGNSYSVNGSGLAILKHLRRERDLARIVDSLQEEFDADPHAIERDVIEFANLLRNTFK is encoded by the coding sequence GTGAACACGGCTAAGCAGGACCATGCTTTGGCTTGCCTTCCGAGTCCTGATGTCTGGGCACGGCTCGCGCTCAGCGACAGCGGATTCGTTTTTGACCCGGTGACGGGCAACAGCTATTCGGTCAACGGCTCCGGATTGGCCATCCTGAAGCATCTGAGAAGGGAACGTGATCTGGCGCGCATCGTCGACTCCCTGCAAGAGGAGTTTGATGCCGATCCGCATGCCATCGAACGCGACGTGATCGAGTTCGCCAACCTGCTGCGCAACACCTTCAAGTGA
- a CDS encoding PAS domain S-box protein: MAFVAVTPLFLAFAYDVFQESRTGLARAQGEVRRLAKVAAADAQGYFARTEQRLGDMARHAETGHLAPERCPALFADTDTIRREYAGMAVVDRDGRLICLMGGEKEPAIEGLTAARPLLPLSDGQPRLLVGAPVKGGPGGEWLLPLAYPVRGGDSRAAGMVIAAAQLERFQSLIHALDLPERPISLIVKGEGLVIASSLDPDRHVGQNRWNDPLTRSIIERRSGVLQGESMDRVERIYGFEPVAGTDWLAVVGQEIGPIRRGVVESAMKHAAFGTAVLALALALFLALGRRISQPIAAVAATAHAFGAGRRDVRAAVAGAREVAEVAVQLNGMFDILAERERTLVETQEMLDKLLESMGHVLWSFAPNLKTVLFASESSKELFGRDAAQFRAQPGLWLDIIHPEDREQARSVVGRIALSGSGVMEYRFVRPDGAIRWAEVRWRRVDAEAGRPGRLDGIVTDITERKQAEEESRQWIAIVEQSLNEIYVFDATTLRYEYANAGALHNLGYSIRHLRKLTPLELMPQYTEHALLRLIGGLIDKQKPQQVFETRHRRSDGSEYPVEVHLQAVEREGRWKCLAVVIDITERQRAQEEIVKLTSSLERRVAERTSELAQANSELESFVYSISHDLRTPLRALNGYATILNDELKRRLGPEHSAMLERIARGAVRMGELIDDLLTFSRVGREALNRMQVDMEAMARTVVEELRQMNPAATVTVQHMPQASADPALLRQVMLNLVGNALKFTSKRPEARIEIGAHIEEGHPVYFVKDNGAGFDLEHAGKLFGVFQRLHQESEFPGTGVGLAIVKRIIERHGGRVWTEAAPGIGAAFYFSLP, translated from the coding sequence TTGGCGTTCGTCGCCGTGACCCCCCTCTTTCTGGCCTTTGCCTACGATGTCTTTCAGGAATCCAGGACTGGTCTGGCACGCGCCCAGGGGGAGGTGCGGCGGCTGGCGAAGGTTGCTGCAGCTGATGCGCAGGGCTATTTCGCGAGAACCGAACAACGCCTCGGCGACATGGCTCGACATGCCGAAACCGGCCACCTTGCCCCCGAGCGCTGCCCTGCGCTGTTCGCGGATACCGACACCATTCGGCGCGAATATGCCGGAATGGCCGTCGTGGACCGGGATGGGCGGCTGATTTGCCTCATGGGGGGCGAGAAGGAGCCGGCAATCGAGGGGCTGACTGCGGCACGGCCGCTTCTCCCGCTATCGGACGGGCAGCCGCGATTGCTGGTCGGTGCGCCGGTCAAGGGCGGTCCCGGAGGCGAATGGCTGTTGCCGTTGGCTTATCCCGTGCGCGGTGGCGACAGCCGCGCTGCGGGAATGGTGATTGCGGCGGCCCAACTGGAGCGCTTTCAGTCCCTGATCCATGCACTCGATCTGCCCGAGCGGCCGATATCGCTGATCGTGAAGGGGGAGGGGCTGGTAATCGCCAGTTCGCTGGACCCGGACCGGCATGTCGGACAAAACAGATGGAACGACCCATTGACCCGGTCCATCATCGAGCGGCGTAGCGGCGTCCTGCAAGGCGAATCCATGGACCGGGTGGAACGCATCTACGGCTTCGAGCCGGTGGCCGGTACGGACTGGCTGGCGGTGGTCGGACAGGAAATCGGGCCCATCCGACGGGGGGTGGTCGAGAGCGCGATGAAGCACGCGGCTTTCGGGACGGCCGTGCTAGCGCTTGCACTGGCCTTGTTTCTCGCCCTCGGGCGACGCATTTCCCAACCCATCGCGGCTGTTGCGGCGACGGCCCATGCGTTCGGTGCCGGCAGGCGGGATGTGCGGGCCGCCGTTGCAGGTGCCCGCGAGGTGGCGGAGGTCGCCGTTCAGCTCAATGGCATGTTTGACATCCTGGCCGAACGCGAGCGCACTCTTGTCGAGACGCAAGAGATGCTCGACAAGCTGCTGGAGTCGATGGGCCACGTGCTTTGGTCATTTGCGCCGAACCTGAAAACAGTTCTGTTCGCCAGCGAATCGTCTAAGGAACTGTTCGGCCGCGATGCCGCGCAATTCCGTGCGCAGCCGGGACTCTGGCTGGACATCATCCATCCGGAAGACCGCGAGCAGGCCAGGTCCGTGGTGGGCCGCATCGCGCTTTCCGGCTCGGGCGTCATGGAATACCGCTTCGTCCGTCCCGACGGAGCGATACGCTGGGCCGAGGTGCGCTGGCGCAGGGTTGACGCCGAGGCGGGCCGTCCAGGCCGGCTCGACGGCATCGTCACCGACATCACCGAGCGCAAGCAGGCCGAGGAGGAAAGCCGGCAGTGGATCGCCATCGTCGAGCAGAGCCTCAATGAAATCTACGTTTTCGACGCCACCACTCTACGCTACGAGTATGCCAATGCCGGTGCGCTGCACAATCTCGGGTATTCAATCCGTCACCTCAGGAAGCTGACGCCGCTCGAATTGATGCCCCAATATACCGAACACGCGCTGTTGCGCCTGATAGGCGGGTTGATCGACAAGCAGAAGCCCCAGCAGGTCTTTGAAACCAGGCACAGGCGGAGCGATGGCAGCGAGTATCCCGTGGAAGTGCACCTCCAGGCGGTCGAGCGCGAGGGACGTTGGAAGTGCCTGGCGGTCGTGATCGATATTACCGAACGTCAGCGTGCCCAGGAGGAGATCGTGAAACTGACCAGCTCGCTCGAACGCCGAGTGGCGGAAAGGACCTCCGAATTGGCACAGGCCAATTCGGAACTGGAGTCATTCGTTTATTCGATCTCTCATGACTTGAGAACGCCATTGCGGGCGCTCAACGGCTACGCCACCATTCTGAACGATGAATTGAAAAGGCGCCTGGGCCCGGAGCATTCGGCCATGCTCGAACGCATCGCCCGGGGAGCCGTGCGCATGGGAGAATTAATCGACGATCTTCTCACCTTTTCGCGTGTCGGACGCGAGGCCCTCAACCGCATGCAAGTCGACATGGAGGCCATGGCGCGCACCGTTGTCGAAGAGCTGCGCCAAATGAATCCGGCGGCCACTGTAACGGTACAACACATGCCGCAGGCATCGGCCGACCCCGCCTTGTTGCGGCAGGTCATGCTCAATCTGGTGGGCAATGCGCTGAAGTTCACATCGAAGCGTCCCGAAGCCAGGATAGAAATCGGCGCGCACATCGAAGAAGGCCATCCGGTCTATTTTGTCAAGGATAACGGGGCAGGTTTCGATCTCGAGCATGCCGGCAAGTTGTTCGGCGTATTCCAGCGCCTGCATCAGGAATCCGAATTTCCCGGCACGGGCGTGGGTCTGGCCATCGTCAAGCGCATAATCGAAAGGCATGGCGGGCGCGTCTGGACCGAGGCGGCACCGGGGATAGGGGCGGCCTTTTATTTCTCGTTGCCATGA
- the miaB gene encoding tRNA (N6-isopentenyl adenosine(37)-C2)-methylthiotransferase MiaB, translating to MAKKLYIKTFGCQMNEYDSDRMADVLAAEGIEKTDSPEEADVILFNTCSVREKAQEKVFHDLGRVRLLKQAKPDLVIGVGGCVASQEGESIVRRAPYVDVVFGPQTLHRLPQLIRERRASGRPQVDVSFPEIEKFDALPPARVEGGSAFVSVMEGCSKFCTYCIVPYTRGEEISRPLEDVLAEIAGLAAQGVQEVTLLGQNVNAYRGLMDDGESADFAFLLECVHEIPGIERIRYTTSHPREMTQRLIEAYARLPKLVSHLHLPVQAGSDRVLAAMKRGYTVLEYKSIVRKLRAARPGLSLSTDFIVGFPGETEADFEATMKLIDEVGFDASFSFIYSPRPGTPAAELADDTPPELKTQRLMRLQKRIEEQARAISAAMVGTVQRILVEGASKKNAGELAGRTDNNRIVNFAGNPRLLGRFVEATITAALPHSLRGEVATRES from the coding sequence GTGGCCAAGAAGCTTTACATCAAGACCTTCGGCTGCCAGATGAACGAGTACGACTCGGACCGCATGGCCGACGTGCTCGCCGCCGAGGGTATCGAGAAGACCGATTCCCCGGAGGAAGCCGACGTCATCCTCTTCAACACCTGTTCGGTGCGCGAGAAGGCGCAGGAGAAGGTGTTTCACGACCTCGGCCGCGTGCGGCTGCTCAAGCAGGCGAAGCCCGATCTGGTCATCGGCGTCGGCGGCTGCGTGGCGAGCCAGGAGGGCGAATCGATCGTCCGCCGCGCGCCCTACGTGGATGTCGTCTTCGGTCCGCAGACCCTGCATCGCCTGCCGCAGCTGATCCGCGAGCGCCGCGCCTCCGGCCGGCCGCAGGTGGATGTCTCCTTCCCCGAGATCGAGAAGTTCGACGCGCTGCCGCCGGCGCGGGTCGAGGGCGGCTCCGCCTTCGTCTCCGTCATGGAGGGCTGCAGCAAGTTCTGCACCTACTGCATCGTGCCCTACACGCGCGGCGAGGAAATCTCGCGTCCGCTCGAAGACGTGCTGGCCGAGATCGCCGGCCTGGCGGCGCAGGGCGTGCAGGAAGTCACCCTGCTCGGCCAGAACGTGAACGCCTATCGCGGCCTCATGGACGACGGCGAGTCGGCGGATTTCGCCTTCCTGCTCGAGTGCGTGCATGAAATTCCCGGCATCGAACGCATCCGCTACACCACGTCGCATCCGCGCGAGATGACGCAACGCCTGATCGAGGCCTACGCCCGCCTGCCCAAGCTGGTCTCCCACCTGCACCTGCCGGTGCAGGCCGGCTCCGACCGCGTGCTGGCGGCGATGAAGCGCGGCTACACCGTGCTCGAGTACAAGTCGATCGTGCGCAAGCTGCGCGCGGCGCGCCCCGGCCTCTCGTTGTCGACCGATTTCATCGTCGGCTTTCCCGGTGAGACGGAGGCCGATTTCGAGGCCACCATGAAGCTGATCGACGAGGTCGGCTTCGACGCCTCCTTCAGCTTCATCTACAGCCCGCGCCCCGGCACGCCGGCGGCGGAGCTGGCCGACGACACCCCGCCGGAGCTGAAGACGCAACGGCTGATGCGCCTGCAGAAGCGCATCGAGGAGCAGGCCCGGGCCATCAGCGCGGCGATGGTCGGTACCGTCCAGCGCATCCTCGTCGAGGGCGCCTCGAAGAAGAATGCCGGCGAGCTCGCCGGCCGCACCGACAACAACCGCATCGTCAATTTCGCAGGCAACCCTCGCCTGCTCGGCCGCTTCGTCGAGGCCACCATCACCGCCGCCCTGCCGCATTCGCTGCGCGGCGAGGTTGCCACCCGCGAATCGTGA
- a CDS encoding PhoH family protein: MKAKAVELVLSPVDNQRLANLCGALDENLRQIETAYDVAIARRGERFTVRGHPAQSAQAANALQHFYAEAGEHLSIDAIQLGLVELANRGQAGRPAPGLLTRKPELHGRTPRQVQYLRQIQEHDITFGIGPAGTGKTYLAVASAVDAFERDQVSRIVLTRPAVEAGERLGFLPGDLAQKVDPYLRPLYDALYDLMGFDKVAKLFERQAIEIAPLAYMRGRTLNHAFIILDEAQNTTPEQMKMFLTRIGIGARAVVTGDVTQIDLARGTKSGLIEASRILREVRGIAFTEFLAEDVVRHPLVARIVSAYEQHEKARDAGAS, from the coding sequence GTGAAAGCCAAAGCCGTCGAACTGGTGCTGTCTCCCGTGGACAATCAGCGCCTCGCCAATCTGTGCGGCGCGCTGGACGAGAATCTGCGCCAGATCGAAACCGCCTACGACGTCGCCATCGCCCGCCGCGGCGAGCGGTTTACCGTGCGCGGCCATCCCGCCCAGTCGGCGCAGGCGGCGAATGCCCTGCAGCACTTCTACGCCGAGGCCGGCGAGCACCTTTCCATCGACGCCATCCAGCTTGGCCTTGTCGAGCTCGCCAACCGCGGCCAGGCCGGCCGGCCGGCGCCGGGACTCCTCACGCGCAAGCCCGAGCTGCATGGCCGCACGCCGCGCCAGGTGCAATACCTGCGCCAGATCCAGGAGCACGACATCACCTTCGGCATCGGCCCGGCCGGCACCGGCAAGACCTACCTCGCCGTCGCCTCCGCCGTCGACGCCTTCGAGCGCGACCAGGTGAGCCGCATCGTGCTGACGCGCCCGGCCGTCGAGGCCGGCGAGCGCCTGGGTTTCCTGCCCGGCGATCTCGCGCAGAAAGTCGATCCATACCTGCGCCCGCTCTACGACGCCCTCTACGACCTGATGGGCTTCGACAAGGTGGCGAAGCTCTTCGAGCGCCAGGCCATCGAGATCGCGCCGCTGGCCTACATGCGCGGGCGCACGCTCAACCACGCCTTCATCATCCTCGACGAGGCGCAGAACACCACGCCGGAACAGATGAAGATGTTCCTCACGCGCATCGGCATCGGTGCCCGCGCCGTGGTCACCGGCGACGTCACCCAGATCGACCTGGCGCGCGGCACGAAGAGCGGGCTGATCGAGGCTTCGCGCATCCTGCGCGAAGTGCGCGGCATCGCCTTCACCGAATTTCTCGCCGAAGACGTCGTGCGCCACCCTCTGGTGGCGCGCATCGTTTCCGCCTATGAGCAGCACGAAAAAGCCCGCGACGCCGGCGCGTCTTAG
- the ybeY gene encoding rRNA maturation RNase YbeY: MSSTKKPATPARLSLSVQYAVREASLPTRAEVRKWVRASRPGAAEVTVRFVDAEEGRALNARYRGKDYATNVLTFPYAREHALSGDLVLCLPVVLREAAEQGKTAAAHFAHLVVHGMLHLQGYDHETGADARIMERMERDILDRLGYPDPY, encoded by the coding sequence ATGAGCAGCACGAAAAAGCCCGCGACGCCGGCGCGTCTTAGCCTCAGCGTGCAGTACGCCGTCCGTGAGGCCTCGTTGCCGACGCGCGCCGAGGTGCGCAAGTGGGTGCGTGCGAGCCGTCCCGGCGCGGCGGAGGTGACGGTGCGTTTCGTCGATGCCGAGGAGGGCCGCGCGCTCAACGCGCGTTACCGCGGCAAGGATTACGCGACCAATGTGCTGACGTTTCCCTATGCGCGCGAGCACGCGCTGAGCGGCGACCTGGTGCTGTGCCTGCCGGTGGTGTTGCGCGAGGCGGCGGAGCAGGGCAAAACGGCCGCCGCCCATTTCGCCCACCTTGTCGTGCATGGTATGCTGCATCTGCAGGGATACGATCACGAGACGGGCGCCGACGCCCGCATCATGGAGCGAATGGAACGCGATATCCTGGATCGGCTCGGCTATCCCGATCCCTACTGA